From the Blastocatellia bacterium genome, one window contains:
- a CDS encoding helix-turn-helix domain-containing protein: METLAQYLDRLMRQKQLTPKELANRCGLTDSYIGRLRKGRSDNLTVQTVKKLAMALDVNAHEIFTVAVGIPISEMPPIDPSSLLDQIQQLIADVNGLAILRQLLDFSPAERKILLNYMEYFKRPPSNGKSGKKGKPRKK; the protein is encoded by the coding sequence ATGGAAACCCTGGCACAGTACCTTGACCGGCTGATGCGCCAGAAGCAATTGACGCCGAAAGAATTAGCCAACCGCTGTGGTCTTACCGATAGCTATATCGGGAGACTCCGCAAAGGCAGGTCTGACAATCTGACTGTCCAAACAGTGAAGAAACTGGCGATGGCGCTCGACGTGAATGCCCACGAAATCTTTACGGTGGCTGTGGGGATTCCAATCAGTGAAATGCCGCCGATTGACCCGTCTTCGCTCTTGGATCAGATACAACAGCTCATCGCCGATGTGAACGGATTGGCCATCTTGCGGCAGTTGCTTGACTTTTCGCCGGCTGAGCGCAAGATACTGCTTAATTACATGGAGTATTTCAAACGACCGCCATCCAACGGCAAATCGGGAAAGAAAGGCAAGCCGCGCAAGAAGTGA
- a CDS encoding glycosyltransferase, which yields MLAENYCELLRAVGIPPIMVDVLALDSHRRFSGANAIYFWLLRKMPWLWRWLYQNWCNVPGIDWGRQWILPRLFPQTHHLLVTSAPALVISTHPVATAIVDYLKRIGRLETSLWVAISDWHIQPFWLFPSVDCYLVPTQDQQIDIEQIGVPKSNILVVGMLLRKDYYAPLDRELARAHLRLPFGARLIVAMGGGSGWGLEKIIEELIKLNTRLVVITGSAERQMQIRSYLRHLVDHQDLEVLGFVDPLLYLVAADLVITKPGGLSTAEVIQLRKPLILVEPMPGHEEENYRILSRIGICGVTNTDELLHSARAVLDNQAIPREISLRVETICSNTTPQLVLESICEALRRSRAAPQLE from the coding sequence GTGCTGGCTGAAAACTACTGCGAGCTTCTGCGAGCCGTAGGCATCCCCCCTATCATGGTAGATGTCTTAGCATTAGATAGCCACCGACGTTTCTCTGGAGCTAATGCGATCTACTTCTGGCTTTTGCGCAAAATGCCTTGGCTATGGCGATGGCTCTACCAGAACTGGTGCAACGTACCCGGAATCGATTGGGGTCGCCAATGGATATTACCAAGACTATTTCCTCAGACACATCACTTACTGGTGACTAGCGCGCCAGCACTTGTGATCTCCACACATCCCGTTGCCACGGCTATTGTAGATTATCTCAAGAGGATCGGGAGGCTCGAAACTTCGCTGTGGGTAGCCATTTCCGACTGGCATATTCAACCTTTTTGGCTGTTCCCTAGTGTAGACTGCTACCTAGTACCAACACAGGATCAACAAATCGATATTGAGCAAATCGGCGTCCCGAAAAGTAATATACTTGTAGTTGGAATGTTGCTTCGTAAAGACTACTATGCGCCTTTGGATAGAGAGTTGGCCCGTGCACATTTAAGACTGCCGTTTGGTGCACGTCTAATTGTAGCTATGGGAGGTGGTTCAGGATGGGGGTTGGAGAAGATAATCGAGGAGCTTATAAAACTTAATACAAGGCTGGTAGTAATTACTGGAAGTGCAGAACGGCAAATGCAAATACGCTCCTATTTGCGACATCTTGTGGATCACCAAGACTTGGAAGTCCTTGGATTTGTTGATCCCCTTCTATATCTTGTTGCAGCCGACTTGGTTATTACTAAACCTGGTGGGCTATCTACGGCAGAAGTGATCCAACTCCGAAAGCCCTTGATACTAGTAGAGCCAATGCCCGGACACGAAGAAGAGAATTATCGCATTCTGAGCAGAATTGGAATATGTGGCGTTACAAATACAGATGAACTGTTGCATTCCGCCAGAGCAGTTCTGGATAATCAGGCCATACCTAGGGAAATTTCACTGAGAGTAGAAACCATCTGCTCCAATACCACACCACAGTTAGTGCTTGAAAGTATCTGCGAGGCTCTAAGGAGAAGCCGCGCGGCACCACAGTTAGAATAG
- a CDS encoding site-specific integrase — protein sequence MMGKTRSGSIRERKTVFFARVAFIDGQGKRQKIERQAGTQKQAGAYLKEILQGLSTRKAIKITSQKVHERRGGVFARVTFVDDSGQRREIERRARNRSDAKEIIKGLLRDLDDHGAELLDAAQMTFNDLAAYYEKNYLIEPEYVEGRKVAGLRSHRSLKTSLGVLREHFGRRKLRSITHEDLKRFKAARLKTKTTRKTRRSITSVNRELELMRRVLRIALRNGWIKRSPFDVGDALIMSSDEKKRERILTRDEEEKLLAACTGKRSHLRAIIICALDTGMRRGEMLKLLPADLDFENRLITVRAFNTKTMRERTVAMTERLAGELLAIVGRLPAGVEVPLFGITSDFKRAFVAARTDAGLPDVRFHDLRHTHATRLVGAHMPLSEVGRALGHTQANTTFRYVNANVETARRVAALLDEFNKSVDGGKKPLIN from the coding sequence ATGATGGGGAAGACTCGATCAGGCTCTATTCGTGAGCGCAAGACCGTCTTTTTTGCGCGCGTAGCTTTCATTGACGGGCAGGGCAAGCGGCAGAAGATTGAACGCCAAGCCGGGACTCAAAAACAGGCCGGCGCCTACCTGAAAGAAATCCTTCAGGGTCTCTCGACTCGCAAGGCGATCAAGATTACATCGCAGAAAGTTCACGAGCGGCGCGGTGGCGTCTTCGCCCGCGTGACGTTTGTCGACGACAGCGGCCAGCGCCGCGAGATCGAGCGCCGGGCACGGAATCGCTCCGACGCGAAAGAGATCATCAAGGGGCTGCTGCGCGACCTCGACGATCACGGCGCGGAGCTGCTCGACGCCGCGCAGATGACCTTCAACGACCTGGCCGCTTACTACGAAAAGAATTATCTGATCGAGCCTGAATATGTGGAGGGTCGCAAGGTGGCGGGCTTGCGCTCACATCGGAGCCTGAAGACTTCTCTGGGCGTCCTGAGAGAGCACTTCGGCAGGCGCAAATTACGGAGCATCACGCATGAGGACTTGAAGCGGTTCAAGGCCGCGCGGCTGAAGACCAAGACGACGCGCAAGACGCGGCGCTCTATTACATCGGTCAACCGCGAGCTTGAGCTGATGCGCCGCGTGCTGCGGATCGCCCTGCGTAATGGCTGGATCAAGCGCAGCCCGTTCGACGTCGGCGACGCGCTGATCATGTCGAGCGACGAGAAGAAGCGCGAGCGGATTCTCACTCGCGACGAAGAAGAAAAGCTGCTGGCGGCCTGCACCGGCAAGCGCTCGCACCTGCGCGCCATCATCATCTGCGCGCTCGACACCGGCATGCGCCGCGGCGAGATGTTGAAGCTCCTGCCGGCTGATCTCGACTTCGAGAATCGCTTGATCACTGTCCGCGCCTTCAACACCAAAACGATGCGCGAGCGGACCGTCGCAATGACGGAGCGGCTGGCCGGCGAGCTGCTGGCCATCGTCGGGCGTCTGCCTGCGGGCGTCGAGGTGCCGCTGTTCGGCATCACCTCAGACTTCAAGCGGGCCTTCGTCGCGGCGCGCACTGACGCCGGGCTCCCGGATGTCCGCTTTCACGATCTCAGGCACACACACGCGACGAGGCTCGTCGGGGCACACATGCCGCTTTCTGAGGTGGGCCGGGCGCTCGGCCACACACAGGCGAATACTACTTTCAGGTATGTGAATGCCAACGTCGAGACGGCCCGGCGCGTCGCGGCGCTGCTGGATGAGTTCAACAAGTCGGTTGATGGGGGCAAGAAGCCTTTGATTAACTGA
- a CDS encoding helix-turn-helix domain-containing protein, whose amino-acid sequence MSSDSTEVMDQPAGLPLKVCYSVDDAVAATGLSRATLYRSMAAGDLSYSQVGTRRRFLPEHLTAFLKRLEKNGPKK is encoded by the coding sequence ATGAGCAGTGATTCAACCGAAGTGATGGACCAGCCGGCGGGCTTGCCTCTCAAAGTCTGCTACTCCGTCGATGATGCGGTGGCGGCGACCGGGTTGAGCCGGGCAACGCTTTACCGCTCGATGGCTGCCGGGGATTTGAGCTATTCGCAGGTGGGCACTCGCCGGCGCTTCTTGCCTGAGCATCTGACGGCTTTCTTGAAGCGGCTGGAGAAGAATGGCCCCAAAAAATAG